One segment of Oscillospiraceae bacterium MB08-C2-2 DNA contains the following:
- a CDS encoding transglutaminase-like domain-containing protein, which produces MTTTTLKTLSVATAVMLTVSSLGGLTGSAAAPYGGARALSAVQRGTVTIEEPPVPLADRSSTARYPSAPGTSTSGNSLVTIDSSNMGEGYVMIQYSGSASKVKVQITKAGRTTYTYDLNTGGKFEVFPLTNGDGSYTINVYENVYSNQYALGYGTTLEVTLNSSTLPFLYPSQYVNYNAQSNTVKKGAELAGSADSELALVSKIYNYCIQNITYDYNKAATIKSGYLPVVDTILSTGTGICFDYAAVMTAMLRSQNIPTQLHVGYVSGGIYHAWINTYITDVGWVNNIIYFDGKSWKMMDPTFASSGGQSSEIMAFIGNGTNYSVQYIY; this is translated from the coding sequence ATGACCACGACAACATTGAAAACCCTCTCGGTTGCAACCGCCGTTATGCTCACTGTCAGCTCCTTAGGCGGTCTAACCGGAAGCGCAGCCGCCCCATATGGGGGTGCAAGGGCCCTTTCTGCTGTGCAGCGGGGCACCGTAACCATTGAGGAGCCGCCTGTCCCCTTGGCTGACCGTTCCTCCACTGCCCGCTATCCCAGTGCTCCCGGCACTTCCACCAGCGGCAATTCGCTGGTTACCATCGATTCCTCCAATATGGGCGAAGGCTATGTGATGATTCAGTATTCCGGCTCTGCCTCTAAGGTAAAGGTTCAAATTACCAAGGCTGGGCGCACAACCTACACCTATGACCTGAACACTGGCGGCAAATTCGAGGTTTTTCCACTCACCAACGGGGATGGCTCCTACACCATCAATGTATACGAAAACGTATACAGCAACCAATATGCGCTGGGCTACGGCACCACACTGGAGGTAACGCTAAACAGCTCTACCCTGCCTTTTTTGTATCCCAGCCAGTATGTGAACTACAACGCCCAATCCAACACCGTGAAAAAGGGGGCAGAGCTGGCGGGAAGCGCCGATTCCGAGCTGGCTTTGGTTTCCAAGATATACAATTACTGCATCCAGAACATCACCTATGATTACAACAAGGCCGCCACCATTAAATCGGGGTATCTCCCGGTGGTGGATACCATTTTATCCACCGGCACCGGTATCTGCTTTGATTATGCCGCCGTGATGACTGCCATGCTCCGCAGCCAGAATATCCCCACCCAGCTTCATGTGGGCTATGTCTCCGGCGGGATTTACCACGCTTGGATCAACACCTACATCACCGATGTGGGCTGGGTGAACAACATTATTTATTTTGACGGCAAAAGCTGGAAGATGATGGACCCTACCTTTGCCTCCAGCGGCGGCCAAAGCAGTGAAATCATGGCCTTTATCGGCAACGGCACCAACTACAGTGTGCAGTATATCTATTGA
- a CDS encoding type II secretion system F family protein, which translates to MENTQTAGTASSRTSLSPTELAAFCAQIAMILKSGIGISEGISIMLEDTKNPQGRIILTAVLGQVEAGRPLYQALEDTGSFPKYVVDMTEIGETTGRLDDVMDSLSAYYEREEAVARNIKNAVTYPLIMIGMMLLVIAVLLVKVMPIFNQVYRQLGSEMTGFSQGVLHLGAVVGQYAFVILGVLAVLVFGYILLRVTADGKRALARFRSGFFLTRKFYADIASGRFASAMAMALSSGLDVDQALDMVYRLVDNEYFQGKLDACRDYMKQGLTFSDALVKAEVFSGVYARMVTVGFKTGSVDVVMAKLAQRYEQEVDNRMNSVISILEPTLVAVLSIIVGLVLLSVMLPLMGIMSSIG; encoded by the coding sequence ATGGAAAACACACAAACCGCCGGGACTGCAAGCTCCCGAACTTCGCTCTCCCCCACTGAGCTCGCCGCTTTCTGCGCTCAGATTGCCATGATCCTTAAATCCGGTATTGGGATCAGCGAAGGCATTTCTATTATGCTGGAGGATACAAAGAATCCCCAAGGGCGTATTATCCTGACCGCTGTTCTGGGGCAGGTGGAAGCAGGCAGGCCTTTGTATCAGGCTTTGGAGGATACCGGCAGCTTCCCCAAATATGTGGTGGATATGACTGAAATCGGCGAAACCACCGGCAGGCTGGATGACGTAATGGATTCTCTAAGCGCTTACTACGAACGGGAAGAAGCCGTGGCCCGCAACATCAAGAACGCCGTAACCTATCCGCTGATTATGATCGGCATGATGCTGTTGGTGATTGCGGTGCTGCTTGTCAAGGTCATGCCCATTTTCAATCAGGTATACCGCCAGCTGGGCAGTGAAATGACCGGGTTCTCGCAGGGTGTTCTGCATTTGGGAGCGGTCGTTGGGCAGTATGCCTTTGTGATTTTAGGCGTTCTGGCCGTTTTGGTGTTTGGCTACATCCTGCTGCGGGTTACCGCGGACGGCAAGCGAGCATTGGCCCGCTTTCGGTCGGGGTTTTTCCTGACCCGTAAATTCTATGCCGATATCGCCTCCGGGCGCTTTGCCTCCGCTATGGCCATGGCTCTTTCCAGCGGCTTGGATGTGGATCAGGCACTGGACATGGTTTATCGGCTGGTGGATAACGAATATTTTCAGGGCAAGCTGGACGCCTGCCGGGATTATATGAAGCAGGGGCTCACCTTTTCGGATGCCTTGGTCAAGGCGGAAGTTTTCAGTGGCGTTTACGCCCGTATGGTAACGGTGGGCTTTAAAACCGGCTCGGTGGATGTGGTGATGGCCAAGCTGGCTCAGCGCTACGAACAAGAGGTGGATAACCGGATGAACAGTGTGATTTCCATTCTGGAGCCCACACTGGTGGCGGTGCTTTCCATTATTGTGGGGCTGGTTTTGCTTTCGGTTATGCTGCCCCTCATGGGAATTATGTCCTCTATCGGATAA
- a CDS encoding DUF4860 domain-containing protein, with amino-acid sequence MKVAPGKPSGHMIDILFTLALFCVFAASSLMVVLMGANIYRGTTQKMNSNFDTRTSITYVATKIRQNDQAGAVFVDQVGDTPALVLEQQVGDSRYQTWIYHWNGMLMEVFTAQGNAFEPASGQQILEVPVFEIQKEGSLLKFTSVDAQGLPVSLLIAPRTGAEEGANL; translated from the coding sequence ATGAAGGTTGCACCGGGAAAACCCAGCGGCCATATGATCGATATCCTTTTCACACTGGCGCTTTTCTGCGTTTTTGCGGCTTCCTCTCTCATGGTGGTGCTCATGGGCGCCAACATCTATAGGGGAACCACCCAAAAAATGAATTCGAATTTTGATACCCGAACCTCCATTACATATGTAGCCACCAAAATCCGGCAGAATGACCAGGCAGGCGCCGTTTTTGTGGATCAGGTGGGGGATACCCCCGCTCTGGTGCTGGAACAGCAGGTGGGTGACAGCCGCTACCAGACTTGGATTTACCACTGGAACGGCATGCTGATGGAGGTTTTTACGGCACAGGGCAACGCCTTTGAACCGGCCAGCGGCCAGCAGATTCTGGAGGTACCTGTTTTTGAGATTCAGAAAGAAGGCAGTCTGCTAAAATTCACCTCGGTGGATGCACAGGGCCTGCCGGTTTCTCTGCTGATTGCACCCCGCACCGGTGCGGAAGAGGGGGCAAACCTATGA
- a CDS encoding PilT/PilU family type 4a pilus ATPase: MDILQLLQDAVEKNASDVFIVAGLPVTFKINGHMLPVDDTKLDPGATEELIRGIYRLADSRNPALASQGGDDDFSFALRGISRFRVSAYKQRGTLAAVIRVVTFDLPEPASIGIPDSVLRLADHTKGLVLVTGPAGSGKSTTLACLIDRINSSRSSHIITLEDPLEYLHRHNKSIVSQREISSDTESYVRALRASLRQSPDVILLGEMRDYETINVAMTAAETGHLVLSSLHTVGAANTIDRVIDAFPPNQQHQIRIQLSMVLQAVISQQLIPTADRRVVPAFEIMVVNSAIRNMIRESKIHQIDTVIHSSAGQGMVTMDTSLLELYKQGQIDARNAVIYSTSPEVMLKKLGISAAQADVIV; this comes from the coding sequence ATGGATATATTGCAGCTTTTGCAGGATGCGGTGGAAAAAAACGCATCCGATGTCTTCATTGTGGCCGGGCTTCCGGTTACCTTTAAAATCAACGGCCATATGCTGCCTGTTGATGATACCAAGCTGGACCCCGGTGCCACCGAAGAGCTGATTCGGGGAATTTACCGGCTGGCTGATTCCCGGAATCCGGCGCTTGCCTCTCAGGGAGGCGATGATGATTTCTCTTTTGCCCTGCGGGGGATCTCTCGCTTTCGGGTCAGCGCCTATAAGCAAAGGGGCACTCTGGCAGCCGTGATCCGGGTGGTCACCTTTGACCTGCCCGAGCCTGCCAGCATCGGCATACCGGATAGTGTTCTTCGCCTTGCCGACCACACTAAAGGGCTGGTGCTGGTAACCGGCCCGGCAGGCAGCGGAAAATCCACCACGCTGGCCTGCCTCATTGACCGAATCAACAGCAGCCGCTCCAGCCATATCATCACGCTGGAAGATCCTTTGGAATATCTGCACCGCCACAACAAAAGCATTGTCAGCCAGCGGGAAATTTCCAGCGACACCGAAAGCTATGTGCGGGCGCTGCGGGCTTCTCTACGCCAATCCCCCGATGTGATTCTTCTGGGGGAAATGCGGGATTACGAAACCATCAACGTGGCCATGACCGCCGCTGAAACCGGCCACCTTGTGCTTTCCTCCCTGCATACTGTGGGGGCGGCCAACACAATCGACCGGGTTATCGATGCCTTCCCCCCCAATCAGCAGCATCAAATACGCATTCAGCTTTCCATGGTGTTGCAGGCGGTCATCTCCCAGCAGCTGATCCCCACCGCCGACAGGCGTGTGGTGCCGGCTTTTGAGATTATGGTGGTCAATTCCGCCATCCGCAATATGATCAGGGAATCCAAGATTCATCAGATCGATACAGTGATTCATTCCTCGGCTGGTCAGGGAATGGTCACCATGGATACCTCACTGCTGGAGCTTTATAAGCAGGGGCAAATCGATGCCCGCAATGCGGTGATTTACAGCACCAGCCCGGAGGTCATGCTCAAAAAGCTGGGGATATCCGCCGCACAGGCCGATGTCATTGTATAA